The following proteins are encoded in a genomic region of Dialister hominis:
- a CDS encoding adenosylcobinamide amidohydrolase, whose amino-acid sequence MDKITLVSKGASLSISDEKLLIEFDRDMNSLSTALWAGGYRSIRSALNQKLTGYYESLQDFPGGSVESYLKICAEEVTESPEKCPSLLTAARVRLYSHKVLSAGGMTIEAVTTGGVEKTACRASSPALYREEDEHFFPVGTINMMIIASGFLPECVMARALITLTEGKSAALQDLGIADVNNGLPATGTCTDGITLICDPEGKKYTDAGSFSLLGSLLSKAAYESVRDCIETYDHPWNASSLLRTPPAQDIDRLRKLSEKS is encoded by the coding sequence ATGGATAAAATCACTCTTGTTTCCAAAGGCGCGAGCCTTTCCATTTCGGATGAGAAACTGCTGATAGAATTCGACAGGGACATGAATTCCCTTTCCACCGCCCTCTGGGCAGGCGGATACAGAAGCATACGGTCTGCTCTTAATCAGAAGCTGACCGGGTATTATGAATCCCTTCAGGATTTCCCGGGAGGGTCGGTTGAGTCATACCTGAAGATCTGCGCAGAAGAAGTCACAGAAAGCCCTGAGAAATGTCCTTCCCTTCTGACCGCTGCCCGCGTCAGGCTCTATTCCCATAAAGTGCTTTCCGCGGGCGGCATGACCATAGAGGCCGTTACAACAGGCGGTGTTGAAAAGACAGCCTGCCGCGCTTCTTCCCCTGCCCTTTACAGGGAAGAAGACGAGCATTTCTTTCCGGTCGGAACAATCAACATGATGATCATTGCCAGCGGCTTCCTTCCCGAATGTGTCATGGCAAGAGCCCTGATTACACTGACGGAAGGAAAATCCGCTGCCCTTCAGGACCTTGGGATCGCTGATGTCAATAACGGCCTTCCTGCAACAGGAACATGCACAGACGGCATTACCCTCATCTGTGATCCAGAAGGGAAAAAATACACGGATGCCGGATCTTTTTCCCTCCTGGGCTCTCTTCTTTCAAAGGCCGCCTATGAGTCGGTCAGGGACTGCATAGAAACATATGACCATCCCTGGAATGCCTCTTCCCTGCTAAGGACGCCTCCTGCCCAGGACATTGACCGCTTGAGAAAACTCTCTGAAAAAAGCTGA
- a CDS encoding LPO_1073/Vpar_1526 family protein: MFIIPYLVLAAVALLFSFICYMMFFGVPGRKKTADHREIEKKASEVPSREDIVKKVPLPKSEPHKEKKLYTDEKTQILPPRLGKTKKAEADEEKTKIFSKEELEKTAERDPVPHAKGPFPPEPNPVILNEEPDVDFLEEYFVKHFLNRYGAVSHTVEQDTRKVTHRLIDGLHMRRKEAVDTLTHIMVQEALQNAQRTYVMMPTDTVLEMVNDAFYDVAHGSRSDTKTILAYDALRAMPRMDESEFHALALLLLIHYSRNTDNYDAGHLKSYTEKYVVPFVGKLPDEYSGYQQLEYLHCVSLENKDIAFGQVLHDSYPLIFAFRGCMKAELLSVYPSWPEGSIVSSLYNSYYKPAAVDESMLSELMNDMGIEDTGRREGILAIVESRPVPYDKKEMEYTLGKISPELEKMREAWDNSMLRRSSLTLMGMYIAKICIRETIGEDFDLSHWM, encoded by the coding sequence ATGTTTATAATCCCGTATCTCGTACTGGCAGCTGTCGCGCTGCTTTTCTCCTTTATTTGCTACATGATGTTTTTCGGCGTGCCGGGAAGGAAGAAAACGGCTGATCACCGTGAAATAGAAAAGAAGGCATCCGAAGTTCCTTCACGGGAAGACATTGTAAAGAAGGTGCCTCTCCCCAAGAGCGAACCGCATAAGGAAAAGAAGCTCTATACGGATGAGAAGACGCAGATTCTTCCACCAAGGCTTGGAAAGACGAAGAAAGCCGAAGCCGATGAGGAGAAGACGAAAATTTTCTCCAAGGAAGAACTGGAAAAAACGGCAGAAAGGGATCCTGTGCCGCATGCCAAGGGACCGTTCCCGCCAGAACCCAATCCTGTCATCCTCAATGAGGAACCGGATGTGGATTTCCTTGAAGAATACTTTGTCAAACATTTCCTGAACCGCTACGGCGCCGTTTCCCATACGGTTGAGCAGGATACAAGGAAAGTGACGCACCGCCTGATCGACGGGCTCCATATGAGAAGAAAAGAAGCTGTGGATACGCTGACGCATATCATGGTGCAGGAAGCGCTCCAGAATGCACAGCGCACCTATGTCATGATGCCGACCGACACCGTTCTTGAAATGGTGAATGACGCATTCTATGATGTAGCGCATGGCAGCCGTTCCGATACGAAGACCATTCTTGCCTATGATGCGCTCCGCGCTATGCCGCGCATGGATGAGAGCGAATTCCATGCCCTTGCGCTCCTTCTTCTTATCCATTACTCTAGAAATACAGACAATTACGATGCAGGCCACCTCAAATCCTACACCGAGAAGTATGTCGTTCCGTTTGTCGGAAAGCTTCCCGATGAATACAGCGGTTATCAGCAGCTTGAATACCTGCACTGCGTATCCCTTGAAAACAAGGATATCGCATTCGGACAGGTACTGCATGATTCCTACCCGCTCATTTTCGCATTCAGGGGCTGCATGAAGGCAGAACTCCTTTCCGTCTATCCGTCATGGCCGGAAGGGTCCATCGTCTCCAGCTTGTATAATTCTTACTACAAGCCGGCTGCTGTCGATGAATCCATGCTTTCCGAACTGATGAATGATATGGGAATCGAGGATACGGGCCGCAGGGAAGGCATCCTGGCCATCGTGGAATCAAGACCGGTTCCTTATGACAAGAAGGAAATGGAATACACGCTTGGCAAAATTTCTCCTGAACTGGAAAAAATGCGCGAAGCCTGGGATAACAGCATGCTGAGACGCTCGTCCCTGACACTCATGGGCATGTACATCGCAAAGATCTGCATCAGGGAAACCATCGGCGAAGATTTTGATTTAAGCCACTGGATGTAA
- a CDS encoding zeta toxin family protein, whose amino-acid sequence MPYDERTIEELSESAEITPMGIQLEVNAEIFQTIHNLLCTLKGEKAIQPADEARLYKLWRMTIHEMSLIELRKGHGLAMSAQVGMLREAYAIETKYVQDQIFRPVTSAKLTRQVIEKESRFDPAEMDDFFEKTVWPSVTEGKTGHKKHPTAFIIAGQPGSGKTRMSSMIIEDYDGDIIQSMSDNFRGFHPRYKQLLKKYGQYAACFSMAQGQYLSDLTMKKAREEGYNILQEGSLENVAHTMNYISYLKEKGYTICVLLRACPKKESWKAIHQLFLQQRLKAPGLSRLITKEFHDKACLSFLSATNDLVAQNLMDRLIIKSPKGLLYDSDDMPTEKVSELLSKRMVK is encoded by the coding sequence ATGCCCTATGACGAGCGGACCATCGAAGAACTAAGTGAATCGGCAGAAATTACCCCTATGGGGATACAGCTTGAGGTGAATGCAGAAATATTCCAGACCATTCACAACCTGCTCTGCACTCTGAAAGGTGAGAAGGCCATACAGCCGGCAGATGAAGCGCGCCTTTATAAGCTCTGGCGTATGACCATCCATGAAATGTCTCTGATCGAACTCCGCAAGGGACATGGACTTGCTATGTCTGCGCAAGTCGGCATGCTCAGGGAAGCTTATGCCATCGAAACGAAATACGTGCAGGATCAGATATTCCGTCCTGTGACAAGCGCCAAGCTGACGCGCCAGGTGATTGAAAAGGAAAGCAGGTTCGATCCTGCTGAAATGGATGATTTTTTTGAAAAGACGGTCTGGCCTTCTGTCACTGAAGGAAAGACGGGCCACAAAAAACATCCCACTGCCTTTATCATCGCAGGCCAGCCCGGATCAGGAAAAACCCGCATGTCATCCATGATCATTGAAGACTATGACGGCGATATCATCCAGTCCATGAGCGACAACTTCCGCGGTTTCCATCCGCGCTACAAACAGCTTCTGAAGAAATACGGACAGTACGCTGCCTGCTTCTCCATGGCGCAGGGCCAGTACCTGTCTGACCTTACGATGAAGAAAGCGAGAGAAGAAGGCTACAACATCCTTCAGGAAGGATCGCTGGAAAATGTAGCCCACACGATGAATTACATCAGCTACCTGAAGGAAAAGGGTTACACCATCTGCGTTCTTCTAAGGGCCTGCCCCAAGAAGGAAAGCTGGAAGGCCATCCATCAGCTCTTCCTCCAGCAGAGACTCAAAGCGCCTGGACTCTCCCGCCTGATCACCAAGGAATTTCATGATAAAGCATGCCTCTCCTTCCTTTCTGCAACGAATGATCTTGTTGCCCAGAATCTGATGGACAGGCTCATCATAAAAAGTCCGAAAGGGCTCCTTTACGACAGTGACGACATGCCGACGGAAAAAGTCAGCGAACTTCTTTCCAAGCGCATGGTTAAATAA
- a CDS encoding epoxyqueuosine reductase, with protein sequence MNAKELLVKTAASLQLDACGAASVNFSEKLSERLTEAGTIPLAPADIKERIDTEALLPGSRSFFVILFPYRPSHKEEGNIALYARGLDYHKMIQSYLDRIIGVMRNAYLEARFRGLADTSPMVDRWLAYAAGLGFFGKNHCIINPKYGSFFTIGSILTTLELSPDSPLDLSCGECRECFYHCPGHVIREDSFDVWHCKSYLTQKKEALTEEEEKIIARTPLIFGCDECQLCCPFNKNAAVSPLPEIRENRLPFLTREKLESYSNRSFDKEMREYAFAWRGRKVLLRNLDLTEKDSGK encoded by the coding sequence ATGAATGCGAAAGAACTTTTAGTCAAAACGGCTGCGTCCTTGCAACTCGATGCCTGCGGCGCAGCATCAGTGAATTTTTCTGAAAAACTTTCAGAAAGGCTTACTGAAGCAGGAACCATTCCCCTTGCGCCCGCTGACATAAAGGAACGGATAGATACGGAAGCCCTCCTTCCGGGGAGCCGCTCCTTTTTTGTCATCCTTTTCCCCTACCGCCCATCCCACAAGGAGGAGGGAAATATTGCGCTGTATGCAAGAGGGCTTGATTATCACAAAATGATCCAGTCCTACCTTGACCGCATTATCGGCGTGATGAGAAATGCATATCTGGAAGCAAGATTCAGGGGCCTTGCCGATACGTCCCCCATGGTCGACCGCTGGCTTGCCTATGCTGCAGGGCTTGGATTTTTCGGGAAGAATCACTGCATCATCAATCCAAAGTACGGCTCCTTCTTCACCATCGGATCCATACTGACGACCCTTGAGCTTTCGCCTGATTCCCCGCTCGATCTTTCCTGCGGCGAATGCAGGGAGTGCTTCTACCACTGCCCGGGCCACGTCATCCGCGAGGATTCCTTCGATGTATGGCACTGCAAATCCTACCTGACGCAGAAAAAGGAAGCGCTGACTGAAGAAGAGGAAAAAATCATCGCAAGGACGCCTCTTATTTTCGGCTGTGATGAATGCCAGCTCTGCTGCCCGTTCAACAAGAACGCCGCCGTCTCCCCTCTTCCCGAAATCAGGGAAAACAGGCTTCCCTTCCTTACCCGTGAGAAACTGGAATCCTATTCCAACCGTTCCTTTGACAAGGAAATGAGGGAATATGCTTTTGCATGGAGAGGAAGAAAAGTGCTTCTTAGAAATCTGGATCTTACAGAAAAAGATTCCGGAAAATAA